Genomic window (Streptomyces sp. LX-29):
TGCCGCAGCCGGTGACGGCCAGCGCCAGCGCCGCACACGCGGCCACGGCCCAAGCCCGGTTCATCCTCGTCATCGCGCCCGCCCTGCCCCTTGCATCTTGTCGTGCCTTCTTACCTGCGTTTTACCTTACGAGCAGGGACGTGCGCAGATGCAATCCGGTTCGCCTTTTGTGGTCACTATTCAGTGACGCCGGCCACTTTCACTGAGCAATCAGGCATACATATGAACGTTTCGGTTAGGGGTCCCAGCTGCTGGCGTGGCCAGTGGGAAAACCTGGAAGACCGGAAGGCAGAAGAAACGTGTCGGCAGTCGAGACCATTCATGTGGACGGGGTGTGGCGGGGTGCCTCGTCCGGCGCTCAGCGGGAGGTCCTCGACCCCGCCGACGCCACCGTGCTGACCGTCGTCGCCGAAGGCGGCGCCGAGGACACCGACGCGGCGGTGGCCGCCGCCCGGCGCGCCTTCGACGCCGGACCCTGGCCGCGGACGCCCGTCGCCGAGCGCGCCGACCTGCTGCGCCGTGTCGCCGGGCTGCTCCAGCGCGACCGGGAGGCGATCGCGCTCACCGAGAGCCGCGACACCGGCAAGACCCTCGAAGAGGGCCGTATCGACGTCGACGACGTCACCAACGCCTTCCGCTACTTCGCCGACCTCGTGGTCAACGAGGCGGGCGGACGCGTGGTGGACGCCGGCAGCCCCGATGTGCACAGCGTGGTCGTGTACGAGCCGGTGGGCGTCTGCGCCCTGATCACCCCCTGGAACTACCCTCTGCTCCAGGCGAGTTGGAAGATCGCTCCGGCGCTCGCGGCCGGCAACACCTTCGTCATCAAGCCCAGCGAGATCACCCCGCTCTCCACCGTCCATCTGCTGCGACTACTGGTGGAGGCCGGACTCCCGGCCGGCGTGGCCAACCTGGTCACCGGCGCCGGCGACCCGGTCGGCGCCCGACTCGCCGACCACCCCGACGTGGACCTGGTCTCCTTCACCGGCGGCCTGGCCAGCGGCACCAAGGTGATGGCGGCCGCCGCCCCGAGCGTGAAGAAGGTGGCGCTGGAGCTGGGCGGCAAGAACCCCAACGTCGTCTTCGCCGACGCCTGCGCCACCCCCGAGGGCTTCGACACCGCCGTGGACCAGGCGCTCAACGCCGCCTTCATCCACAGCGGACAGGTCTGCTCGGCCGGCTCCCGGCTCATCGTCGAGGAGTCCGTGCGCGAGCGCTTCGTCGCCGAACTCGCCCGCCGCGCCGAGCGGATCACCCTCGGCCGCGGCACCGAGAGCGGCGTGGAGTGCGGCCCGCTGGTCTCCGCCCAGCAGCTGGCCAAGACCGCGGCGTATGTGGAGTCCGCGCTCGCCGAAGGCGCCCTGCTGCGCTGCGGCGGCGCCCGGCCCGAGCCCTCCGAGGCGAACCCCGAGCGGCCCGCCTCCGGGTACTTCTACCTGCCGACCGTGCTCGACGGCTGCCACCGCGAGATGCGGGTGGTGCGCGAGGAGACCTTCGGCCCGATCCTCACCGTGGAGACCTTCCGCACCGAGGACGAGGCCGTGGCGCTCGCCAACGACACCGAGTACGGGCTGGCCGGAGCCGTGTGGTCCGCGGACACCGCCCGCGCCCGACGGGTCGCCGGCCGGTTGCGGCACGGCACGGTCTGGATCAACGACTACCACCCCTACCTGCCGCAGGCGGAGTGGGGCGGCTTCGGCAAGTCCGGCGTCGGCCGCGAGCTGGGCCCCTCCGGCCTGGCCGAGTACCGCGAGGCCAAGCACGTCTACGAGAACCTCCGGCCCCGGCCGGTCCGCTGGTTCGCCGGCTGAGCGACCACCGCCCACCGACGCCCACCAGCCTGCGCAGCAGAGGAGTACCCGAATGCCCCCCCAGCCCTCCCACGTCTACGACTACGTCGTCGTCGGTGGCGGCACCGCCGGCTCGGTGATCGCCTCCCGGCTCACCGAGGACCCGTCCGTGCGCGTCGCCGTCATCGAAGGCGGCCCCTCCGACGTCGACCGCCCCGAGGTGCTCACCCTGCGCCGCTGGCTCGGACTGCTCGGTGGCGAACTCGACTACGACTACCCGACGGTGGAACAGCCGCGCGGCAACTCCCACATCAGACACAGCCGCGCCCGCGTCCTCGGCGGCTGCTCCTCGCACAACACCCTGATCTCCTTCAAGCCGCTCCCCGGTGACTGGGACGAGTGGGCCGAGGCCGGCGCCGAGGGCTGGGACGCGGCCTCCATGGACCCGTACTTCCACCGGCTGCGCAACAACATCGTCCCCGTGGACGAGAAGGACCGGAACGCCATCGCCCGCGACTTCGTCGAGGCGGCCCGCGTCGCCGCCGACGTGCCGCGCGTCGAGGGCTTCAACCAGCGGCCCTTCCACGAGGGCGTCGGCTTCTTCGACCTCGCGTACCACCCGGAGAACAACAAGCGCTCCTCCGCCTCCGTCGCCTACCTCCACCCCCACCTGGAGGCCGGCGACCGCCCCAACCTGACGCTGCTGCTGGAGACCTGGGCGCACAAGCTGGAGTTCGACGCCACGCTCCGCGCCACCGGGGTGCGGGTGCGCACCAAGGACGGCGAGGAACTGCTGATCGAGGCCGAGCGCGAGGTGCTGGTCTGCGCCGGCGCCGTCGACACCCCGCGGCTGCTGCTGCACTCCGGCATCGGCCCCAGGGCCGACCTGGAGGCGCTGGGCATCCCCGTCCTGCACGACCTGCCGGGCGTCGGCGAGAACCTGCTGGACCACCCCGAGTCGGTGATCGTCTGGGAGACGGACGGGCCGATCCCGGAGAACTCCGCGATGGACTCCGACGCCGGACTCTTCGTCCGCCGCGACCCCGAATCCTGCGGTCCGGACCTGATGTTCCACTTCTACCAGATCCCCTTCACCGACAACCCGGAGCGGCTCGGCTACGAGAAGCCCGAGCACGGCGTGTCGATGACGCCCAACATCCCCAAGCCGCGCAGCCGCGGCCGGCTCTACCTCACCAGCGCCGACCCGGCCGTCAAACCCGCCCTCGACTTCCGCTACTTCACCGACGAGGACGACTACGACGCGAAGACGCTGGTCGACGGCATCCGCCTGGCCCGCGAGATCGCCCGCACCGAGCCGCTGGCCGGCTGGCTCAGGCGCGAGGTCTGCCCCGGCCCCGAGCTCACCACCGACGAGGAGCTCAGCGAATACGCGCGCAAGGTCGCGCACACCGTCTACCACCCCGCCGGCACCTGCAAGATGGGCGCGCCGACCGATGAACAGGCCGTCGTCGACCCGCAGTTGCGGGTGCGGGGGCTCTCCGGCATCCGGATCGCCGACGCGTCGGTCTTCCCGACCATGACCGCCGTCAACCCGATGATCGGTGTGCTGATGGTGGGGGAGAAGTGCGCGGAACTCATCGCGCGGGGGGAAGCGGCAGCGCCCGGGGCAGCGGGGGCGATCGCACAGGGGGACAGCAAACAGACCCCGGGAGGTCATGCGTGATGAACGCCGTCGAGCCCGTCTTCTCCGTACGCAACCTGTGGAAGGTCTTCGGACCCAAGGCCGACCGGATCCCCGGCAGCCCCGAGGCCGCCCTCTCCGCCGCCGAACTGCGCGAGCGCACCGGCTGCACCGCCGCCGTCCGGGACGTCTCCTTCGACGTCCGCAAGGGCGAGGTCTTCGTCGTCATGGGCCTCTCCGGCTCCGGCAAGTCCACCCTCGTCCGCTGCCTGACCCGCCTCATCGAGCCCACGTCGGGCACGCTGGAGATCGACGGCGAGGACGTCCTCGCCATGGACCGCACCCGGCTGCGCGAGCTGCGCCGACACCGCGCCGCCATGGTCTTCCAGCACTTCGGCCTGCTGCCGCACCGCACCGTGCTCGACAACGTCGCCTACGGGCTGGAGATCCAGGGCGTCGGCAAGGCCGAACGCCGCGAGCGGGCCGCGAAGATGGTGGAGAAGGTCGGCCTCGCCGGCCTGGAGCGGCGCCGCCCCGGCCAGCTCTCCGGCGGCCAGCAGCAGCGCGTCGGTCTCGCCCGCGCGCTCGCCGTCGACCCCGAGGTCCTCCTCTTCGACGAGCCGTTCAGCGCCCTGGACCCGCTGATCCGACGGGACATGCAGGAAGAGGTGGTCCGGCTCCACCGCGACGAGGGCCGCACCATGGTCTTCATCACCCACGACCTCAGCGAGGCGCTGCGGCTCGGCGACCGGATCGCCCTGATGCGCGACGGCAGGGTCGTCCAGCTCGGCACCCCCGAGGAGATCGTCGGCTCCCCGGCCGACGACTACGTACGGGACTTCGTCCGCGACGTCCCCCGCGAGCAGGTGCTGACCGTGCGCGGTGCGCTGCGCCCGGCGGTCGGCGACGAGAGCACCTGCGGCCCGGTCCTCACCCCCGACACCACCGTGTCGCGGGCGATCGAGGCGGTCGCCCGCAGCGGCTCCGCGGCCCGCGTGGTCGAGGACGGCCGCTGCCTCGGCGTGGTCGACCACCGGCGCCTGCTGGCGGTGGTCGCCGGGCTGAAGCCGGACGGCACACCCGAAACCGCGACCGCCGAGGAAGTGGCGGCGGCATGAGCGCAGTGACCACCACCTCCGCGCCCGGCACCGGTAAGGCCAAGAGCAGGACCGGCGCCGCGGGCGCCGCCGGTTCCACCGGGCGGAAGACGGCCGACTCCGCGACCTCTCACGCCCACAGACGCGGCCCGGCGGCCGCCCTGGCCCGCCACCGCACCCTGGCCAAGCTGCTGACGCTCGCCGCCCTGGCCGCCGTGCTGGTGCCGCTGGCGCACGCCCGCTGGGCCAGCGGCAGCTGGCCGGAGGCGCTGACCGTCGACCTGGCCCAGCCGCTCGGCGACGCCAACACCTGGATCATCGACAACCGGGACAGCCACCCGGTCTTCCTCTACTTCTTCGGGCACATCAGCAACGGGATCATCATCTCGGTGCGCGCCGTCTACGTGACGCTCCTCGCCCTCGGCTGGGCCGGGGTCACCGCCGCCGCCACCCTGCTGTCCTGGCGCGTGGCCGGGCCGCGGGTGGCGGCCACCGCCGGGGTGTCGTTCGCCGTCTGCGGGCTGCTCGGCATGTGGGTGCCGACCATGCAGACGCTCGCCCTGATGGCGGTCGCGGTCACCGTGTCCGTGGTCATCGGCGCGCTGCTGGGCCTGGCCGCCGGGCTGTCCGACCGCACCCACCGCGCGCTGCGCCCCGTGCTCGACACCATGCAGGTGCTGCCGGCCTTCGCCTATCTGCTGCCGGTGGTGCTGGTCTTCGGCATCGGCGTGCCCGGCGCGGTGCTGGCCACCGTGGTCTACGCGGCCCCGCCGATGGCCCGGCTCACCGCGCTGGGCCTGCGCGGCGCCGACGCCGGGGTGCTGGAGGCCGTCTCCTCGCTCGGCGCCACCGGCCGGCAGCGGCTGCTGTCCGCGCGGCTGCCGCTGGCCCGCCGTGAGCTGCTGCTGGGCCTCAACCAGACCATCATGATGGCGCTGTCGATGGCCGTCATCGCCTCGATGATCGGCGGCGGTGGCCTCGGTGACCGCGTCTACCAGGCGCTCTCCACCGTCGACGTCGGCAAGGCGCTGGCCGCCGGCATCCCGATCGTGCTGCTCGCCGTCGTCCTGGACCGCACCACCGCGGCCGCCGGCGAGCGCGCCGGCGCCGAGCGCGGCGGCCCGACCTGGGCCCGCGGCTGGCGGGCCTGGACGGGAGTCGCGGCGCTCACGGCGGCCGCGGCGCTCGCGGCCCGTGCGCTCTCCTCCCTCACCTGGCCCGAGGGCTGGACCCTGGCCATCGCCGAACCCGTCAACGACGCCAAGGAGTGGATGGTGGACCACCTCTACTCCGGCGTGCCGGTCGTCGGCGGCACCGCCGACTGGGCGGCCGCGTACGTGCGGTGGGTGCTGGACCCGCTGCGCGACGGCCTCCAGGGGCTGCCCTGGTGGGCGGTGCTGCTCGCGGTCGCCACCCTGGCCTGGCTGATCGGCACCTGGGGCACCGCCCTGACCGCCACCCTCGCCATGGCCGCGATCGGCGTGCTCGGCGTGTGGGAGCCGTCCATGGACACGCTCTCCCAGGTCCTGGCCGCGCTGGCGGTCACGCTGGTGCTGGGCTTCACGATCGGCGTCGCCGCCGCGCGCAGCCCCCGGCTGGAGCGGTTGCTGCGCCCGGTGCTGGACGTGTGCCAGACCATGCCGCAGTTCGTCTACCTGATCCCGGTGGTCGCGCTCTTCGGCGTCGGCCGGGCCCCGGCCGCGGCCGCCGCCATCGTCTACGCGCTGCCCGCCGTCATCCGCATCACCACCCAGGGCCTGCGCCAGGTCGACCCGGCCGCCCTGGAGTCCGCCCGGTCCCTGGGCGCCACCCGCAACCAGCAGCTGTGGCAGGTCCAGCTCCCGCTGGCCCGCCCGGCCCTGCTGCTCGCCGTCAACCAGGCGGTCGTCCTGGTCCTCGCCGTTGTCATCATCGGCGGCCTGGTCGGCTCCGGGGCGCTCGGCTACGACGTCGTCTTCGGCCTCGCCCAGGGCGACCTGGCCACCGGCCTGGTCGCCGGCACCGCCATCGTCTGCCTCGGACTGATGCTGGACCGGGTGACGCAGCCGACCGCCCGCCGCGACCGGAAGGGAGCCTGACATGACCACTCGTACGAAGCTGGCCGCCGCGGCCGCGGGTGTCCTGGCGGTCACCCTCACCGGCTGCGGCGCGGCCGACATGACCCAGCAGACCTCGCCGTACGCCAACGTCGACGGGGCGAAGACGGTCACCCTGTCCGTCCAGTCCTGGGTCGGCGCGCAGGCCAACGTGGCCGTCGCCCAGTACCTGCTGGAGCACGAGCTGGACTACCGCGTCGACACCGTCCAGGTCGACGAGGTCCCCGCCTGGGACGCCCTCAGCCAGGGCCGGGTC
Coding sequences:
- a CDS encoding glycine betaine/L-proline ABC transporter ATP-binding protein; amino-acid sequence: MNAVEPVFSVRNLWKVFGPKADRIPGSPEAALSAAELRERTGCTAAVRDVSFDVRKGEVFVVMGLSGSGKSTLVRCLTRLIEPTSGTLEIDGEDVLAMDRTRLRELRRHRAAMVFQHFGLLPHRTVLDNVAYGLEIQGVGKAERRERAAKMVEKVGLAGLERRRPGQLSGGQQQRVGLARALAVDPEVLLFDEPFSALDPLIRRDMQEEVVRLHRDEGRTMVFITHDLSEALRLGDRIALMRDGRVVQLGTPEEIVGSPADDYVRDFVRDVPREQVLTVRGALRPAVGDESTCGPVLTPDTTVSRAIEAVARSGSAARVVEDGRCLGVVDHRRLLAVVAGLKPDGTPETATAEEVAAA
- a CDS encoding GMC oxidoreductase produces the protein MPPQPSHVYDYVVVGGGTAGSVIASRLTEDPSVRVAVIEGGPSDVDRPEVLTLRRWLGLLGGELDYDYPTVEQPRGNSHIRHSRARVLGGCSSHNTLISFKPLPGDWDEWAEAGAEGWDAASMDPYFHRLRNNIVPVDEKDRNAIARDFVEAARVAADVPRVEGFNQRPFHEGVGFFDLAYHPENNKRSSASVAYLHPHLEAGDRPNLTLLLETWAHKLEFDATLRATGVRVRTKDGEELLIEAEREVLVCAGAVDTPRLLLHSGIGPRADLEALGIPVLHDLPGVGENLLDHPESVIVWETDGPIPENSAMDSDAGLFVRRDPESCGPDLMFHFYQIPFTDNPERLGYEKPEHGVSMTPNIPKPRSRGRLYLTSADPAVKPALDFRYFTDEDDYDAKTLVDGIRLAREIARTEPLAGWLRREVCPGPELTTDEELSEYARKVAHTVYHPAGTCKMGAPTDEQAVVDPQLRVRGLSGIRIADASVFPTMTAVNPMIGVLMVGEKCAELIARGEAAAPGAAGAIAQGDSKQTPGGHA
- a CDS encoding ABC transporter permease subunit, coding for MSAVTTTSAPGTGKAKSRTGAAGAAGSTGRKTADSATSHAHRRGPAAALARHRTLAKLLTLAALAAVLVPLAHARWASGSWPEALTVDLAQPLGDANTWIIDNRDSHPVFLYFFGHISNGIIISVRAVYVTLLALGWAGVTAAATLLSWRVAGPRVAATAGVSFAVCGLLGMWVPTMQTLALMAVAVTVSVVIGALLGLAAGLSDRTHRALRPVLDTMQVLPAFAYLLPVVLVFGIGVPGAVLATVVYAAPPMARLTALGLRGADAGVLEAVSSLGATGRQRLLSARLPLARRELLLGLNQTIMMALSMAVIASMIGGGGLGDRVYQALSTVDVGKALAAGIPIVLLAVVLDRTTAAAGERAGAERGGPTWARGWRAWTGVAALTAAAALAARALSSLTWPEGWTLAIAEPVNDAKEWMVDHLYSGVPVVGGTADWAAAYVRWVLDPLRDGLQGLPWWAVLLAVATLAWLIGTWGTALTATLAMAAIGVLGVWEPSMDTLSQVLAALAVTLVLGFTIGVAAARSPRLERLLRPVLDVCQTMPQFVYLIPVVALFGVGRAPAAAAAIVYALPAVIRITTQGLRQVDPAALESARSLGATRNQQLWQVQLPLARPALLLAVNQAVVLVLAVVIIGGLVGSGALGYDVVFGLAQGDLATGLVAGTAIVCLGLMLDRVTQPTARRDRKGA
- a CDS encoding aldehyde dehydrogenase family protein gives rise to the protein MSAVETIHVDGVWRGASSGAQREVLDPADATVLTVVAEGGAEDTDAAVAAARRAFDAGPWPRTPVAERADLLRRVAGLLQRDREAIALTESRDTGKTLEEGRIDVDDVTNAFRYFADLVVNEAGGRVVDAGSPDVHSVVVYEPVGVCALITPWNYPLLQASWKIAPALAAGNTFVIKPSEITPLSTVHLLRLLVEAGLPAGVANLVTGAGDPVGARLADHPDVDLVSFTGGLASGTKVMAAAAPSVKKVALELGGKNPNVVFADACATPEGFDTAVDQALNAAFIHSGQVCSAGSRLIVEESVRERFVAELARRAERITLGRGTESGVECGPLVSAQQLAKTAAYVESALAEGALLRCGGARPEPSEANPERPASGYFYLPTVLDGCHREMRVVREETFGPILTVETFRTEDEAVALANDTEYGLAGAVWSADTARARRVAGRLRHGTVWINDYHPYLPQAEWGGFGKSGVGRELGPSGLAEYREAKHVYENLRPRPVRWFAG